In the Butyricicoccus intestinisimiae genome, TCTGACCTCCATTATCGTAATCTTCCTTGTGTCCCACTGAAAAAGACCGCGCACGGAGCGCGGTCTTCAGCTTGTCAGAAACAGTCCGATCAAACCTTCTCCGGCTCATCAAAGCTTTCGCCAAAGGTCTCGACGGTTACGCTCTTCATAACCTGCGGCTTGAGCGGCATATCACGGAAGTTTGTGCGCGTTGCTACGATGCGGTCACAAACATCCATACCGGTGATCACGCGGCCGAAGGCTGCATACTGATTGTCCAAATGCGGTGCATCTTCTACCATAATAAAGAACTGAGAACCGGCAGAATTCGGGTCCATTGCGCGAGCCATGGACAGAACGCCGCGGGTGTGCTTCAAATCATTGTGGAAGCCGTTCATTGCGAACTCACCTGCAATGGTGTAGCCCGGGCCGCCCATGCCGTTGCCTTCCGGATCGCCGCCCTGAATCATAAAGCCAGGGATAACGCGATGGAACGTCGTTCCGTTGTAAAAGCCCTTGGATACCAGACTTACAAAATTACGTACCGTGTTCGGCGCAGTCTCGGCGTACAGCTCGATCTGAATTTCGCCGCCATCTTCCATTTCAATGGTGACAATAGGATTTGTCATGAGAGTTAACTTCTCCTTTTTCTCTGCGGAATTTCCGCGTTTGTTGTCAACGGATATGCCGCGCTTTGCGCACATCCGCAACCGTTTTCAAATGATAT is a window encoding:
- a CDS encoding peptidylprolyl isomerase — translated: MTNPIVTIEMEDGGEIQIELYAETAPNTVRNFVSLVSKGFYNGTTFHRVIPGFMIQGGDPEGNGMGGPGYTIAGEFAMNGFHNDLKHTRGVLSMARAMDPNSAGSQFFIMVEDAPHLDNQYAAFGRVITGMDVCDRIVATRTNFRDMPLKPQVMKSVTVETFGESFDEPEKV